A genomic stretch from Nilaparvata lugens isolate BPH chromosome 8, ASM1435652v1, whole genome shotgun sequence includes:
- the LOC111059529 gene encoding monocyte to macrophage differentiation factor isoform X1, protein MPFVEYLSSLSPEPFKQLCSSWPKDIRWKNERAKPDQAYVPTAIEHIANVITHGMWIGPSIYAGMVLLRRSATWQQYWAAVVYGMALVLCFAVSTVFHSVFFAGHNRQLKDLLHRGDRAMIYVFIAASYFPWLMLRPLPADHWGSELWWLVWVLALLGILYQQVFHERYKSLETFFYLFLGVAPSIAVINKSDFSGLPELKFGGLLYVLGVFFFKSDGAIPFAHAIWHLFVASAAGVHYFAILHHLYSASSSSASATSNN, encoded by the exons cATTCGCTGGAAAAACGAAAGAGCAAAACCCGACCAGGCGTACGTTCCCACAGCCATCGAACATATAGCAAATGTTATCACCCACGGG ATGTGGATAGGACCAAGTATATACGCGGGAATGGTGCTTCTGCGGAGATCGGCGACATGGCAGCAGTACTGGGCGGCAGTTGTTTATGGGATGGCCCTCGTATTGTGCTTTGCCGTCTCCACAGTGTTCCATTCGGTCTTCTTCGCAGGACACAACAG GCAGCTGAAAGACCTTCTGCACAGAGGTGACAGAGCGATGATCTACGTGTTCATAGCGGCTTCGTACTTCCCGTGGCTGATGCTGCGACCCCTGCCGGCCGACCACTGGGGCAGCGAGCTCTG GTGGCTGGTCTGGGTACTGGCGCTGCTCGGCATCCTCTACCAACAGGTCTTCCATGAGCGCTACAAGTCACTAGAAACATTCTTCTACCTCTTCCTGGGTGTAGCACCCTCTATAGCTGTGATTAACAAG AGCGATTTCTCGGGCCTGCCTGAGCTGAAGTTCGGAGGCCTGCTGTACGTGCTGGGTGTGTTCTTTTTCAAGTCGGACGGCGCCATTCCATTCGCACACGCCATTTGGCACCTGTTTGTGGCGTCCGCCGCTGGCGTCCACTACTTCGCCATACTGCATCACCTCTactccgcctcctcctcctccgcctctgCCACCTCCAACAACTAG
- the LOC111059529 gene encoding monocyte to macrophage differentiation factor isoform X2 — protein sequence MPFVEYLSSLSPEPFKQLCSSWPKDIRWKNERAKPDQAYVPTAIEHIANVITHGMWIGPSIYAGMVLLRRSATWQQYWAAVVYGMALVLCFAVSTVFHSVFFAGHNRQLKDLLHRGDRAMIYVFIAASYFPWLMLRPLPADHWGSELWWLVWVLALLGILYQQVFHERYKSLETFFYLFLGVAPSIAVINKSDFSGLPELKFGGLLYVLGVFFFKSDGAIPFAHAIWHLFVASAAGVHYFAILHHLYSASSSSASATSNN from the exons cATTCGCTGGAAAAACGAAAGAGCAAAACCCGACCAGGCGTACGTTCCCACAGCCATCGAACATATAGCAAATGTTATCACCCACGGG ATGTGGATAGGACCAAGTATATACGCGGGAATGGTGCTTCTGCGGAGATCGGCGACATGGCAGCAGTACTGGGCGGCAGTTGTTTATGGGATGGCCCTCGTATTGTGCTTTGCCGTCTCCACAGTGTTCCATTCGGTCTTCTTCGCAGGACACAACAG GCAGCTGAAAGACCTTCTGCACAGAGGTGACAGAGCGATGATCTACGTGTTCATAGCGGCTTCGTACTTCCCGTGGCTGATGCTGCGACCCCTGCCGGCCGACCACTGGGGCAGCGAGCTCTGGTGGCTGGTCTGGGTACTGGCGCTGCTCGGCATCCTCTACCAACAGGTCTTCCATGAGCGCTACAAGTCACTAGAAACATTCTTCTACCTCTTCCTGGGTGTAGCACCCTCTATAGCTGTGATTAACAAG AGCGATTTCTCGGGCCTGCCTGAGCTGAAGTTCGGAGGCCTGCTGTACGTGCTGGGTGTGTTCTTTTTCAAGTCGGACGGCGCCATTCCATTCGCACACGCCATTTGGCACCTGTTTGTGGCGTCCGCCGCTGGCGTCCACTACTTCGCCATACTGCATCACCTCTactccgcctcctcctcctccgcctctgCCACCTCCAACAACTAG